TGTGAGTTAAATAGATAATTCAGTATTCAGATAAACAAAATAGCCTTAATCTGTGGATGCACCTGTGAAGTATGAAAATTCAGTAACTTAGCTACCAGGCAACGATTTGTTTCTCTGCAAAGACTTTACAGTTGACAGCTCGTTGAAAGGTCACATATCTACGGAATCTCTACGAATGTTACTAAAAACGCTATCACGATGCCGCTGCTCACTATTTAGAACAGTGCGAGCGCTACAATAGATAAGGGACATCTAGTCTAGTGATTTGTTTCGTCTCTTCTCGTGTCTCTACAGCGTACACGGTCAAAAGGAAGCCACAGTAAATTTGCCATTACTGCAGTTGCTTTGCAAGACCACATATCACGCAATCTATCTCTGTGTGATCCTCTGCCAGAGAGACACAAGAGCTcacaaaggaaacaaaaacCCCGAAAACCATCTGCAGGTAACACCGTTGGACAGAGAGGGCACCACCGGGACGATGGGCCAGAAGAGAAAGAATACGTCCTCGATCCCTGCCCCCCGCCAATGACACTGGGTACAGTAAGCAGTTTCATGAATTGtgaggtgtaagatcacaaatataggataagaatgttcttaactgatgTAActgtcactactggtaactgaaagcaatgacaTCGAATTTTCTAAAAAAGCATTCCGAAAAAACCTCTCTTTAAAGGCGGTTGGATAGTGATTGCTAGGGTGAGCAAATGTAATCCCATTGGCTGTCAGTCCAGCTATTTCGGTCACAGCATTGTTATTGTCgctgttgtgttttctgtgacTGCAGCTCAGAAACTTGGATTGGCTGATGCCCCGCCAGCACCACTGACAGTGGACGAGTGGAGCAGGGTGAAGTGGAGGTCTGTGGACCAAGGGGACTCCAGCCAGCCTTGTGCCATCTGCAGGGAGGAGTTCCGGCTGCAGCCTCAGGTACACCCTGCGTAGATCCTGACgtattgttgtgttttgacGGCTGCTGTACTTTTCCGAGCCCTTGGGACCGCGCCGGTTCGTGTGAGCGCTGACCTGTGCAGACCCTGTGCAGGGCTCATTGGCACTCCTTTTGACTCACGCGTTACTCAGCTCTGAAGCGACAATGGTGAGGGTCACTCGGTCTTCACACCTTTTTGGTTCCCTTTTAAAATTCCAGTCCCGGCACGAAAACCAGGACAGAAATGATGGCGTCACACAACACTGTTGCCATAGAAGCACATCTAAATATTGGTTTAAAGTGCAAAGAACTGAATCACAAACAAGCTGCATTTGGAATCTCTACGTATTGAAATGACTTGCACCTTTGCGTTATCTACTGTACAGTCATAGCCCATCTCCAGGATAGAACCTAGCTCCAGAATAATGtaactttgttcattttttacatttgagaaGAGTTAATTAAGCTGCTCCGTTGAAGTTGAAATTGTTCAGTGCTCAGTAATTAGGCCTGGACGTGGACTGTTCTGCCGGTGGGTCTTGGCTGTGTTGgcagtggcggccattttgtccccAGACTAATGGCTTGTCTCGGTCCTGGATATAGATTGTGCACTGTGGGGTGCCCTTTTCATTGGTGATGGAAGACACGGCCTTGCCAAAAACAATGGGAAATCGATGCAGCTCCTTTCCCCGCTCGCCACGCCAGCCGCGCATACGACCGCAAAACAATGGCGAGCAGGTAGACCGGAGAAGGCCGCTGCCCGAGTCTCACCTCCCTCAGCTGGAGCCCGCTGAGTCCCAGCGCCTCGGAGAAAACGCCCCTCGCGCCGTCCGCGCGGCTCTCCCATGGCGAGGGGAAACACTTCAGACAAACACATCCAATGCCAATACTCACTCACCGGGATGCCTGGCTCCTGCAGATACACCGTGATCTTTAAACACGAAACGCTGGCTTGTTTTAgcaatgtctgtgtttgtgtctctgtttatttatttatttatttatcttttagtGGAGGGGTAGAGGAAGGACTTGGGACGGAGGGGGTGCGGTTAGGTTGACGGTGATGTAGCAGTGTGTTTAGATGTGTGGTTGTCGTCACTCACGGTTTGGTTTTTGGGTAATGAAATGGTTTTCTTAGGAAATCATGCACTGTTGAGACTGTGATGGCTGAGGGTAGAGGCTGTGAACCGTGCAGGGCGAGAGCAGGCCTTCTCGCCCCTCGCTGCAGACAGACGTGTTCATGTTTTGGTGAAATTGCCACGCAGGGTGCAgctttgtttttcagtgttgagACATATTGGGACAAGCAGTGGAATTTAATGCGTAGTGCTTTCTCACGCCCGTATCCTTCCCCGTCCTGTCCAGGTCCTGCTGTCCTGCTCCCACGTCTTCCACAGGGTGAGTCACGGAGCCAGTCAAACAGACATCTGTGGTGCTGTCTTATATCCTCCTAAGACCCAACATTCATTTCTGTCCCCTGTAAAGGACAcaagtctctggtcttaatcgcAATAACCATATCTTCTACGACAGTGAAACCTCTGCTACAAGAGGCAAGAACCTTTTCTTTCTGTCGGGATAAGTAAGGTAAGTTTTCAGCCGTTGATTCTGTCGCACAGGTCTGTTTGCAGGCGTTTGAGAGGTTCTCGGGGAGGAAGTGCTGCCCCATGTGCAGGAAGGAGCAGTACCAGACCAGAGTGATTCACGACGGGGCTCGGCTCTACAGGGAGAAGAGCGCAGTCAGGTAGCGCGCTGCTAGCCCACTGTTAGCGCCTCGGTTACATACTGTAGCAGCAGGGAGACGTGTGCAGTCAGGTAGCGCGCTGCTAGCCCACTGTTAGCGCCTCGGTTACATACTGTAGCAGCAGGGAGACATGTGCAGTCAGGTAGCATGCTGCTAGCCCACTGTTAGCGCCTCGGTTACATACTGTAGTAGCAGGGGAACGTGTGCAGTCAGGTAGCGCGCTGCTAGCCCACTGTTAGCGCCTTGGTTACATACTGTAGCAGCAGGGAGACGTATGCAGTCAGGTAGCGCGCTGCTAGCCCACCCTGAGGACCACAGGCATGGTGTCATGGCTGGAGAACTCAAAAGCTCTAGTTTAAGTTAAAGAGTTGAGTTTAGGCAGTTGCTCTGCATGGTTTGCCCTGTCGCCAGTGGCCGTGCTCCAGTGGAGAAATGCCCAATACTCGAAATTTGAAATAACTCTGATAGGTTAAAATTCttccaactgaaataattctctcttcttttattttgaaaaatgattttatCACAGAATTCAAGCATGTTGGCGGGGCTATGTGGTTCGGAAGTGGTATGGGGAAGTAAGGAAAACCGTACCTCCTAAGGACAAAGGATTAAGAAGAAAATTCTTTGAACAAAAGGTACTGTACATGTCATCTTAAATATGTGGTGTGTGTCATATTAAGCATCTGTACTCTGCTCCTGGAAGAAATGAGCATGGTACAGTTCTAGCTTTGTTTCTTTCAAATTATTTTGGGTGTAATTTTTGGCTTCCTCAGAATTGTTCAGTATTTTAGTGCTTTCGTTCTGCTGTAAGTACGTAAATATctatattccagaaaaatattgGGTCATTATGGGAGATTTCAAATTATTAGAGCATCATTCTATTCTGAAAGTTGTACAATTGTTTGTGTAGATGAATGCAGTTCCTATTGGCTGTCACTGCAGTAAAATCATAAAGCACTGACCACATATTTCAAAAAACGTGTCAATCAGAAAACAGTGCCGCTCTTAACAATGCGGTGcctcaccaaaaaaaaaggtcattCCCTCCTCCTGCCTCTTAAAAATCAAGCACAACAACCAGGCGTTCTCTTTCTTGTCAATTGACTGAATTGGTTAACAGGGCACATTCTGGAGGCCTTTTGCGAGAGGCATTGAGAGAGCCCTCCTCTAACTGTATTCCAATGAGCTGCTCCCGGTTCATTCTGCGGCGCGGGGGCCAGGGCGGACCGTCAGCGGTAAATATATCAGTCCTAACGAGGCGGCGGAGGTGGGCTCCGCGCAGGGGCCCGGGGACCCCATCGATCTGCGCAGGGCCTTTGAAGCCGTGTGAACCCCGCGCTGTGTGTAACCTAATTAAGGAATGTGTGTTTTGGTCAAACAGATTGTACATTCCAGCCCCGGCACAAAGAACGGCTCCCACCGCGTGTTTGCTGAGCCTCCTCTAAAATGACTTTGGTTTTAACGGCTGTGCGTCTCGGCACAAACGCCCGTTCTCAGCTGCTTTTCCTGCTTTATACACCGGGGAAAAGCCCAAAGGGGAAGGACAAATGGAAGAACGcggtaaaaaaaaagtatgatttAGGCCAAATAATACAGTGGGTCTGGTcttgctaaaataaaataaaaaacgttTATATACTGCATGTATTTCACTTTGATCCATTTCGTGATTTATGTTATCTGGGCAATAACTTAtcaaattaataatatgatTTTGTTCATTTGTGCCGCTGTTGTAAAGGGGCAATTTCAAGAAATGGTGGGGTGAATGCATAGAACTGAGCATGATGGTTGTGCTGAGTACGATGGCTGAGCATGGGGATCTAGTCTTCTTGTTATTCTAAGCATACTTCATATAAAGTTTAAGTATTATGAAGTGTAAATCGTATACATCAGGTATACTTCAGCATACTATTTTTTTACATGGGCAGGCAGTTTCTTAAGTGAGTTTCTGAACTGAGCATAGGGCTATAGTCCTCTTAGCACAGTGAGCGATTTGGTGGACCAGTTGCCGGaagtccattcattttctatgaagcTGAGCGAGTGATGAAAATTGGCCAAAAGAAGTTGCCCGTGGCTTAGGTTTTCCCCTTCAGGGTAAAGTACGTGGACAGAAAGCCGAGGGCTGGCTGAAGGCGTTCACGGACTCAGTGGATCCTCGtcccctgctctctgtgtgaccGGCAGCCCCTGTGGGACAGTGGCCTCTGACACAGCAGCATGCGGAGGGGAAGATTGCCCTCTAGTGAGACAAACACACCGTCTCCTACAGCATGTCTgtcctgggggtgggggggggggggggggggggtcccagaGCAGAGCTCTCAGACACTGCTCTGCACTGTGCACCAGCTCGAGTCAGCAAAACACACCGAGAGGGTTTATACGCTGTCCGGCTCCCGGCTTCTCGTCTGTGTGCCAAGTGTCAATTTAGCTTAAGGTCAGCGAGTCCATGGTAATGCAAAACCCTGACATAGCAGGCCGCCGATGAGTTAGAGGCGTCCTCAGAGTTGCTTCAGCAGAAATCCCGTAGCGCTCAGTACAGTTTTGGGTTAGTGGCACTTTCCCCCATTGTGGCTTTTACGATCATATTAAATCTGAACCTCGGAGGCGAAAAACGAGGCGTGGGAGGATCTGTCGAGGGCGTTTTCGGACAGCGCGTCGAGGGCACTGTGTGTTTCCCCTTTCCCCTGCGAGTCCTCTCCGCGCGCCACCCAGGCCAGACTCAAAATGGCGGGATAATGTGTGCGGAGGGTGAAGGGCGTGGGTCCTTCATCGCTTTGATCTGTAGCTATAAACTTTGCTTGCGCCTGTCGCATTATTGTGGCGAAGCTATTTATGGCGCCAATTAAATCCCGTCCCATCCCGCGGCCTGGCCCCTCCTCGCTCGGGGCCCGTCATATTGACAGTTATTTGAGGAAATGGCCGGGCGCGTTTGTGAAAGGGATTGTGGCCCTTTTCCCATGTGACCTCTCCGGcagttttaatttaaatttaaccCGAGCCGAACAGCGGCGCTGAGGTTTGCTCAGCCCGAGCGCTTGCTTTGTCGCACAGAGATGGCAAACAGTCTGTCATTCTGCTGCTAACTGGCAGTGGCACCAGGCAGCAGGGCTACGAGGATATTAAACCAGCCGAAGACTGGAAAAAGCTTATCAACCGATTCATTGATACCTGGTAAATACCAagcttttcattttgttcttcAGGTCCTACCATAAGTCAACACATTAGGAGGCATTTGCTGACACCAAGACGGATTGCTTTGAAACGTTCCCCTCGAGGTGGACAAAGTTCACCTGGGCag
The sequence above is a segment of the Conger conger chromosome 4, fConCon1.1, whole genome shotgun sequence genome. Coding sequences within it:
- the rnf32 gene encoding RING finger protein 32 — encoded protein: MQRTRSKGSHSKFAITAVALQDHISRNLSLCDPLPERHKSSQRKQKPRKPSAGNTVGQRGHHRDDGPEEKEYVLDPCPPPMTLAQKLGLADAPPAPLTVDEWSRVKWRSVDQGDSSQPCAICREEFRLQPQVLLSCSHVFHRVCLQAFERFSGRKCCPMCRKEQYQTRVIHDGARLYREKSAVRIQACWRGYVVRKWYGEVRKTVPPKDKGLRRKFFEQKFQELSDSLVRSCDTDVEEFLSAIDCELAWSRSALCQFEEQRVSETKEEDWDKIQEKAARQEARDCPICLAPLCLGTGRTEAGGRRGVLLLSCSHLFHRCCLEAFETFCLERRPVCPLCRSLYHKRLV